The following proteins come from a genomic window of Blastocatellia bacterium:
- a CDS encoding acetyl-CoA C-acetyltransferase gives MSSKEIFLVNGARTPMGEYNGVLKDFTANELGAIAARAALERSGVGADKIDQTIFGNASQTSADAIYGARHVALKAGVPIDRPALTVNRLCGSGIQSLISAAQQILLDEASVVLAGGMESMSQAPYVLRGARTGYRLGHAQLEDSLMASLMDSYCGLYMAQTAEKLARKYEISREQQDAFALLSQQRAVASIEKLKEEMVAVEVKSKKGVELFAKDDHIKPDTTLEVLTKLKPAFGKDGFVTGGNASGIVDGAAAIIVANGETIKEQELKPMGKIISWAVCGVEPDIMGIGPVPACQAALKKANLKLSDIDLVEVNEAFAAQYLAVEKVLELDRERTNVNGGAIALGHPLGASGTRLVLTLLHELRRRNAKYGMASACIGGGQGIAMIIESIK, from the coding sequence ATGTCATCAAAAGAAATTTTTTTAGTTAATGGGGCCAGAACCCCAATGGGAGAATATAACGGAGTATTAAAGGACTTTACTGCCAATGAATTAGGAGCTATAGCTGCTCGTGCTGCACTTGAAAGAAGTGGAGTTGGAGCCGATAAAATTGATCAAACTATTTTTGGTAATGCCTCACAAACCTCAGCCGATGCAATTTATGGAGCTAGACACGTAGCCTTAAAAGCAGGCGTTCCAATTGATCGCCCAGCTTTAACCGTCAATCGTCTCTGTGGATCAGGTATTCAATCTTTAATTAGTGCTGCCCAACAAATCTTATTAGATGAAGCTAGCGTTGTGCTAGCAGGCGGTATGGAATCAATGTCACAAGCTCCTTATGTTTTACGTGGTGCGCGTACAGGCTACCGCTTAGGTCATGCTCAATTAGAAGATTCACTAATGGCTTCATTGATGGATTCTTACTGCGGGCTTTATATGGCACAAACAGCAGAAAAACTAGCTCGTAAATATGAAATTTCCCGCGAACAACAAGACGCATTTGCTCTACTTAGCCAACAACGCGCTGTAGCTTCAATTGAAAAATTAAAAGAAGAAATGGTAGCTGTTGAAGTTAAAAGTAAAAAAGGTGTAGAGCTTTTTGCTAAGGATGATCATATAAAACCAGACACTACGTTAGAAGTACTAACTAAACTAAAACCAGCTTTTGGTAAAGATGGTTTTGTAACAGGCGGTAATGCTTCAGGTATTGTTGATGGAGCAGCAGCAATTATTGTTGCAAATGGCGAAACTATTAAAGAACAAGAACTTAAACCAATGGGAAAAATAATTTCATGGGCCGTTTGTGGTGTTGAGCCAGATATTATGGGCATTGGCCCTGTTCCAGCTTGTCAAGCTGCTCTAAAGAAAGCAAATTTGAAGCTATCAGACATTGACTTAGTAGAAGTTAATGAGGCTTTTGCTGCTCAATACTTAGCTGTAGAAAAAGTTTTAGAACTAGATAGAGAGCGTACTAATGTTAACGGCGGTGCTATTGCTTTAGGACATCCACTAGGAGCTTCTGGAACAAGACTAGTTTTAACCTTGCTTCATGAACTACGTCGCCGTAATGCTAAATATGGTATGGCTTCGGCCTGTATTGGTGGCGGTCAAGGAATTGCAATGATTATTGAGTCTATAAAATAA
- a CDS encoding 3-hydroxybutyryl-CoA dehydrogenase: MYMEIKKVGVIGCGLMGSGIAQVSAVAGYEVVICEVSQEFLDKGVKGIQGSLAKLVEKGKLSDEDRNATLARLHTTTSLDDLADCNLIIEAIVENKKTKQEAYIKLDQICPPDTILASNTSSLSITELMVAVSPARQKRFVGLHFFNPVPLMKLLEAVRTIVTDEGAFAAVCEYGQKVGKTVVQTRDSSGFIVNRLLVPYLLDAIRGLEEGIGSIEDIDKGMMLGCGHPMGPLTLLDFVGLDTTYYIAEIMFEEFREKRFAAPALLKRMVLAGMNGRKSGRGFYDYSDPKNPKPMKLT; encoded by the coding sequence ATTTACATGGAGATTAAAAAAGTTGGCGTTATTGGCTGCGGTCTAATGGGATCAGGTATTGCCCAAGTTTCTGCTGTTGCAGGTTATGAAGTTGTAATTTGTGAAGTTAGCCAAGAATTCCTAGATAAAGGTGTAAAAGGGATTCAAGGCTCTTTAGCTAAATTAGTTGAAAAAGGCAAACTTTCTGATGAAGATAGAAATGCTACTCTAGCTCGCTTACATACTACTACTAGTTTAGATGATTTGGCTGATTGCAATTTAATCATTGAAGCCATTGTAGAAAACAAAAAAACTAAACAAGAAGCCTATATAAAGCTAGATCAAATTTGTCCACCAGATACTATCTTAGCTTCTAATACTTCATCACTTTCTATTACAGAATTAATGGTTGCTGTTAGCCCAGCCCGCCAAAAACGCTTTGTTGGACTACATTTCTTTAATCCAGTTCCACTAATGAAACTACTTGAAGCTGTTCGCACCATTGTAACAGATGAAGGTGCTTTTGCTGCTGTTTGTGAATATGGTCAAAAAGTTGGTAAAACCGTAGTTCAAACTAGAGATAGTAGCGGTTTTATTGTCAATCGTTTGCTAGTTCCATACCTACTTGATGCTATTCGTGGATTAGAAGAAGGCATTGGATCTATTGAAGATATTGATAAAGGTATGATGCTAGGCTGTGGACACCCTATGGGGCCACTTACTTTGCTAGATTTTGTTGGATTAGATACTACTTATTATATTGCAGAAATTATGTTTGAAGAATTTCGTGAAAAACGCTTTGCTGCTCCAGCACTACTAAAACGTATGGTGTTGGCTGGAATGAATGGACGTAAATCAGGACGTGGATTTTATGATTATTCTGATCCAAAAAATCCTAAACCAATGAAATTAACCTAA
- a CDS encoding enoyl-CoA hydratase/isomerase family protein, with amino-acid sequence MTTEFKNISYQNNNSIGLIILKQATMLNHLNFATITELKQAFTLSKEDKTVKVIILASGVDQVFIDDIDSTELLPLSPQQAQIYSQQGQELTLLIEQLGKPTIASINGLTTGAGLELAVACSLRITSDNALFGMPAIKERRIGAFGTSRRLAQLIGVGRSLEMLLTAELINAQKAYEIGLVNQITTLNELANMTQALAQKISNHCPITVKYLLESFFNGLEMPQQEALFLESTLFGLCNTK; translated from the coding sequence ATGACAACAGAGTTTAAAAATATTTCTTACCAAAATAACAATTCTATTGGCTTAATTATACTTAAGCAGGCAACAATGCTTAATCATCTTAATTTTGCTACTATCACTGAACTAAAACAAGCTTTTACTTTGTCCAAAGAAGATAAAACAGTTAAAGTCATTATATTAGCAAGTGGCGTTGACCAAGTTTTTATTGATGATATAGATAGCACAGAACTCTTGCCTTTAAGCCCACAACAAGCGCAAATTTATTCCCAACAAGGCCAAGAACTAACCCTACTAATTGAACAATTGGGAAAACCTACAATAGCTTCTATTAATGGTTTAACAACTGGTGCTGGTTTAGAACTAGCTGTAGCTTGTAGTTTAAGAATCACATCCGATAATGCTTTATTTGGAATGCCAGCTATAAAAGAGCGACGAATAGGGGCTTTTGGCACTAGCCGACGTTTAGCACAATTAATAGGTGTAGGACGCAGTCTAGAAATGTTACTAACTGCTGAGTTAATTAATGCTCAAAAGGCTTATGAAATAGGCTTAGTTAATCAAATAACTACTTTAAATGAATTAGCGAATATGACACAGGCTTTAGCACAAAAGATTTCAAATCATTGTCCAATAACAGTAAAATACTTGCTAGAGTCATTTTTCAATGGTTTAGAAATGCCACAACAAGAAGCTTTATTTTTAGAATCTACTTTGTTTGGACTATGTAATACTAAATAA